A region of Maridesulfovibrio sp. DNA encodes the following proteins:
- a CDS encoding response regulator, whose amino-acid sequence MSMIGGDLKQRLLKAFRGESVDRMQVLSADFMRLEKGCGKEELAMVVESSYRELHSLKGAARAVGLSAVEEFCQTFESFFFVLKKMELVPSSSTCSLMLGWLDLLDGLLREENDSAGATAAAPVMLALSRMKELVDSPQQIEAGGNDAAGGGAAVEVIASGDDAADCSHKPAAAETDRHENLSTLGGMGDTVRVSSSFLTGLLLQTEELISSRNSQRARVREVAELENMLADYVRSFNEVYERRMDSLSEEELKVNDLMSRKLKAFSQKAGALAASARKAEWDLTSKVDGLLNDFKDSMLLPFSSLLDVFPRIVRKLSLEQGKECRLETSGAKVRIDRRILEMLHDPLIHMIRNSIDHGIESKEERIAKGKDPVGSIQFSITQTDRDAVKMIYGDDGRGIDQDRLKAVAVSKGIISVEEAEKMDRRSVLELIFLSGMSTSEIITDISGRGLGMAIVRDKVESLGGSIVLASPKGKGIRVIFNIPVALTSFRGIVVESGGRQHVIPKSGIRKVMLVRQEDIITAGGKETVSAYGRPLPLVHLADVLEQERSDQEGDALAVLIIGKGRKAVAISVDGLSGEQEVMAKSMGSLLRRVRNVSGFSMLGSGQLAPILHTPDMTRTALEIHSRGRVRPVVNRQAVAEVKTVLVAEDSITSRMLLKNVLEAAGYNVVTAMDGLDALHKIEDSLPDVLVSDVEMPRMDGFTLTSKVRKLDGCSSLPIILVTSLGSAEDRERGVEAGADAYIIKSSFDQGNLLEVINRLAG is encoded by the coding sequence ATGTCCATGATCGGTGGTGATCTTAAGCAGAGACTGCTTAAAGCATTCAGGGGGGAAAGTGTCGACAGGATGCAGGTCCTTTCCGCTGATTTTATGCGGCTTGAAAAAGGTTGTGGCAAGGAAGAACTGGCCATGGTTGTCGAATCTTCCTACCGCGAACTGCACAGCCTCAAAGGAGCGGCAAGAGCAGTAGGGCTCAGTGCGGTGGAGGAATTCTGCCAGACATTTGAGTCGTTTTTTTTCGTACTTAAGAAAATGGAGCTGGTTCCTTCTTCTTCAACCTGTTCCCTGATGCTTGGCTGGCTTGATCTTCTGGATGGCCTTCTGCGAGAAGAAAATGATTCCGCAGGGGCGACAGCAGCGGCACCGGTTATGCTGGCTTTATCCCGTATGAAAGAGCTGGTAGATTCACCACAGCAAATTGAGGCCGGCGGAAATGATGCCGCAGGTGGGGGAGCCGCCGTTGAGGTCATTGCGTCCGGGGATGATGCAGCTGACTGTTCACATAAACCTGCTGCCGCAGAGACGGATAGACATGAAAATTTGTCGACTCTTGGCGGTATGGGCGATACCGTCCGGGTCAGTTCTTCTTTTTTGACCGGTCTTCTCCTGCAGACAGAGGAGTTGATTTCATCGCGAAATTCTCAGCGGGCCAGAGTTAGGGAAGTTGCCGAACTCGAAAATATGCTTGCCGATTATGTTCGTTCTTTTAATGAAGTTTACGAACGCCGGATGGACAGTCTTTCGGAAGAAGAGTTGAAGGTTAATGACCTGATGAGTAGAAAGCTAAAGGCGTTTTCCCAAAAAGCAGGTGCGCTTGCAGCTTCTGCCCGGAAGGCTGAGTGGGATCTCACATCCAAAGTTGATGGTCTGCTGAATGATTTTAAGGATTCCATGCTGCTCCCTTTTTCTTCGCTTTTGGATGTGTTTCCTCGTATTGTCCGTAAGCTGAGTCTGGAACAGGGCAAGGAGTGCAGACTGGAGACCAGTGGCGCGAAGGTGCGTATTGACCGCAGGATTCTTGAAATGCTCCATGATCCTCTCATTCATATGATTCGTAACTCCATTGATCACGGAATTGAAAGCAAAGAGGAACGGATCGCCAAGGGGAAGGACCCTGTCGGCAGCATTCAGTTTTCAATAACCCAGACCGACCGGGATGCGGTCAAGATGATTTACGGTGATGACGGACGGGGAATAGATCAGGACCGTCTCAAGGCCGTTGCCGTTAGCAAGGGGATTATTTCCGTAGAAGAAGCGGAAAAAATGGATCGCCGTTCCGTGTTGGAGTTGATATTTCTTTCCGGCATGTCAACTAGTGAGATAATCACTGATATTTCAGGCCGAGGACTGGGAATGGCTATTGTCCGTGACAAGGTGGAATCCCTCGGAGGCAGCATTGTGCTTGCCAGCCCCAAAGGGAAAGGTATCAGGGTAATATTTAATATCCCAGTTGCCCTTACTTCGTTTAGGGGTATAGTTGTGGAATCCGGTGGCAGGCAGCACGTGATTCCAAAATCCGGTATCCGTAAGGTCATGCTGGTCCGGCAGGAAGACATTATAACTGCCGGGGGCAAGGAAACCGTTTCGGCTTATGGCAGACCGCTTCCATTGGTCCACCTTGCGGATGTTCTGGAGCAGGAACGCAGTGATCAGGAAGGTGATGCCTTGGCAGTCCTAATCATAGGGAAAGGACGCAAGGCTGTGGCCATCAGTGTTGACGGCCTTTCAGGTGAGCAGGAAGTGATGGCTAAAAGTATGGGCTCGCTGCTGAGGAGAGTCCGCAATGTTTCCGGTTTTTCCATGCTGGGCTCAGGTCAACTTGCTCCTATTCTGCATACCCCGGATATGACCCGAACTGCTTTGGAAATTCATTCACGAGGCCGGGTACGGCCTGTTGTGAACAGGCAGGCTGTGGCTGAAGTCAAAACTGTGCTTGTAGCCGAAGACTCCATTACCTCGCGTATGTTGCTCAAAAATGTGCTGGAAGCAGCCGGGTACAATGTGGTTACAGCTATGGATGGTCTGGATGCCCTGCACAAGATTGAAGACTCTTTGCCGGATGTTCTTGTCTCTGATGTGGAGATGCCCCGGATGGATGGTTTTACCTTGACTTCCAAAGTAAGAAAGTTGGACGGCTGCTCCAGCCTGCCGATAATTCTTGTTACTTCGCTTGGCTCTGCGGAGGACCGTGAGCGTGGAGTTGAGGCCGGGGCGGATGCCTATATAATCAAGTCAAGCTTCGATCAGGGTAATCTGCTGGAAGTTATTAACCGCTTGGCAGGTTGA
- a CDS encoding chemotaxis protein CheW, whose translation MESSTLDYLKKESDRELLRKRAKKMALQTSLENSASENVAGGSDYVFFRLGPDVYGLETSIVKEVMIPEDIVAVPCTPDFHLGVLSVRGHLWAVIDMCKFLGIREGLEFENPGVVMLSGGESEFCIAVDEILGVSRIPEGELKALPKGDGRISEYSLGVTDDRKIVLDGEAFLQDESLIVNEFVGSDI comes from the coding sequence ATGGAAAGCAGCACATTGGATTATTTAAAAAAAGAAAGTGACAGGGAGTTGCTCCGCAAAAGGGCGAAAAAAATGGCATTGCAGACTTCTTTGGAGAATTCTGCATCTGAGAATGTTGCCGGAGGGAGCGACTATGTTTTTTTTCGTCTGGGACCGGATGTCTACGGTCTGGAAACTTCCATTGTCAAAGAGGTTATGATTCCTGAAGATATCGTAGCCGTTCCCTGCACCCCTGATTTTCACCTTGGAGTGCTCAGTGTGCGTGGGCATCTCTGGGCGGTCATTGATATGTGTAAGTTTTTAGGAATCCGTGAAGGATTGGAGTTTGAAAATCCGGGTGTAGTCATGCTTTCCGGCGGGGAATCTGAATTTTGTATTGCCGTTGATGAAATCCTTGGAGTCAGCCGGATACCGGAAGGGGAGCTTAAAGCCTTACCCAAAGGTGATGGCCGGATTTCCGAATACAGCCTTGGTGTTACTGACGATAGGAAGATCGTTTTGGACGGAGAGGCTTTTCTGCAGGATGAATCGTTGATTGTGAATGAATTTGTAGGCAGTGATATCTAG
- the cheB gene encoding chemotaxis-specific protein-glutamate methyltransferase CheB has product MIKVLIVDDSASVRMLFAELFKREDDFEVVGCAEDGYSALRMVRDLKPDVVTMDVNLPDCDGFRVTRMIMEQNPVPIVVISAVYSASDAEIGFRLIDTGALAFHNKPALKSENFEEQMQEIILSVRLMSEVKVVRRKSRYRSGTVPEPPASSSIDCLPMPSSCKGKVICIGASTGGPQAIKCVLSSLPNNFPAPILIVQHMSEGFTDGLVNWLKNNTGHDVCVAAHGDVLKSGRVYFAPEGLHMEISAGLKIVLTAGPCVNEIRPSASVLFSSAARNLGSSVVGVLLTGMGRDGADGLLEIKNSGGYTIAQDKESSIVFGMPGEAVKIGAAKSILPINNIGAHLCRIFLGLPEGSRAK; this is encoded by the coding sequence GTGATCAAGGTTTTGATTGTAGACGATTCGGCTTCTGTACGCATGCTTTTTGCGGAGCTGTTCAAGCGTGAGGATGATTTTGAGGTAGTCGGCTGTGCGGAAGACGGTTACTCAGCCCTGCGTATGGTTCGTGATTTAAAGCCTGATGTGGTCACTATGGACGTTAACCTTCCTGATTGTGACGGTTTCAGGGTAACCCGGATGATCATGGAGCAAAATCCGGTACCAATTGTTGTTATCAGTGCCGTTTACAGTGCTTCAGATGCGGAAATAGGTTTCCGGCTTATCGATACGGGAGCTCTTGCCTTCCACAACAAGCCCGCTTTGAAGAGTGAAAATTTTGAAGAACAGATGCAGGAGATAATCCTTTCCGTTCGTTTAATGTCGGAAGTGAAGGTTGTCCGGCGTAAAAGCCGGTACAGGAGTGGAACCGTACCCGAGCCACCTGCATCTTCAAGCATTGATTGCTTGCCAATGCCTTCTTCGTGTAAAGGCAAGGTCATATGTATCGGCGCTTCCACTGGAGGGCCGCAGGCAATTAAGTGTGTTCTGTCTTCATTGCCCAATAATTTCCCTGCTCCGATCCTGATAGTGCAGCATATGTCCGAGGGGTTTACCGACGGTCTGGTGAACTGGTTGAAAAATAATACCGGGCATGATGTCTGTGTTGCCGCTCACGGTGATGTCTTGAAGTCCGGCCGTGTTTATTTTGCTCCTGAAGGCTTGCATATGGAAATTTCTGCTGGACTGAAGATAGTACTCACTGCCGGGCCGTGCGTGAATGAAATAAGGCCTTCAGCTTCAGTCCTTTTCAGTTCAGCTGCCCGTAATCTTGGTAGTTCCGTAGTAGGGGTGCTCCTTACAGGAATGGGGCGGGACGGCGCTGATGGTCTGCTTGAGATCAAAAACAGTGGCGGATATACTATTGCTCAGGATAAAGAGAGTTCAATTGTATTCGGAATGCCCGGTGAGGCAGTGAAAATCGGCGCTGCCAAGTCTATTTTACCTATCAATAATATCGGAGCGCATCTTTGCAGGATTTTTCTGGGGTTGCCGGAGGGAAGTCGTGCCAAATAA
- a CDS encoding CheR family methyltransferase has protein sequence MINSLTEDRICKLADMVRHRFGLDFAPNRWKDLRTAVILFHREESPANTVTASDCLDHILSRSVGDKDLEQFINRLTIGETFFFRDSKALNVLEHEILRKLSGTGSGINGAIRIWSTACSTGEEPYTIAMICRRSGLKADIYGTDIDSHALIKAQEGCYRRWSFRSADTGFRDIFFRKVGANSYLIDSSIKKMVNLSRLNLMDSAVPTSLMDMDVVLCRNVLMYFSPSGVNNVLDKIWNCLTPGGWLIATPSESALLTSHGKFEPVNLDGALFFRKNEQYKPFRIDFTDQSPCHGDHDFHFAFPGLCFGEQSQEEVGTFAEIDIPIHEPEDTPVEQAEENCPVAGEDVDGARLLEQGQNLRLQGDFAGALACYDRIIGQEHAQDIRAAALLEIAGVKADSGFADEAARWCERAIELDRIAPQAHFLLGQICLQQGDRDRAVAEMRNAVFLDSGFIMGHVLLGNVYLENKDKNAALRHFRIALQELEKVEHDETVPFSDNITAGRLMEMVRLVKDHTV, from the coding sequence ATGATTAATTCCTTGACTGAAGACAGGATCTGCAAACTTGCGGATATGGTTCGCCATAGGTTCGGGTTGGATTTTGCCCCGAATAGGTGGAAGGACCTGCGTACCGCTGTAATCCTTTTTCACAGGGAAGAGTCTCCGGCCAATACCGTAACTGCTTCGGACTGTCTTGACCATATCCTTTCCAGATCAGTCGGGGATAAGGATCTTGAACAATTTATTAACCGCCTTACCATAGGCGAGACCTTCTTTTTTCGAGACAGCAAGGCGCTAAACGTACTTGAGCATGAGATCCTGCGTAAGCTTAGCGGAACGGGGAGCGGTATCAATGGGGCAATCAGGATATGGTCTACGGCCTGTTCCACCGGGGAGGAACCTTATACCATTGCCATGATCTGCCGCCGGTCCGGATTGAAGGCGGACATTTACGGAACCGATATTGACAGCCACGCTTTGATCAAGGCGCAGGAAGGATGTTATCGAAGATGGTCTTTCCGTTCGGCGGATACTGGGTTCAGGGATATATTTTTCAGGAAGGTCGGCGCGAATTCCTATCTCATTGATTCTTCAATTAAAAAAATGGTCAATCTGTCGCGTTTGAATCTTATGGATTCGGCTGTCCCGACTTCGCTCATGGATATGGATGTGGTTCTTTGCCGCAACGTACTTATGTATTTTTCTCCAAGTGGAGTTAATAATGTACTTGATAAAATATGGAATTGCCTGACTCCCGGAGGGTGGCTTATTGCCACGCCAAGTGAGTCTGCCTTGTTAACGAGCCATGGAAAATTCGAACCTGTAAATCTAGACGGTGCTCTTTTTTTTAGGAAGAATGAGCAGTACAAGCCTTTCCGTATTGATTTTACAGACCAAAGCCCCTGTCATGGCGATCATGATTTTCATTTTGCTTTTCCCGGGCTCTGTTTCGGTGAGCAGTCGCAGGAAGAAGTCGGTACATTTGCTGAAATAGATATTCCCATCCATGAGCCTGAAGATACTCCTGTTGAACAAGCGGAGGAGAACTGTCCGGTTGCGGGTGAAGATGTTGACGGAGCCAGGCTTTTGGAACAGGGGCAGAATCTGCGTTTGCAAGGTGATTTTGCCGGGGCCTTGGCCTGTTATGATAGAATTATCGGTCAGGAACATGCGCAGGACATTCGTGCTGCTGCGCTACTCGAAATAGCCGGGGTGAAGGCCGATTCCGGTTTTGCGGATGAAGCCGCCCGGTGGTGCGAAAGAGCAATTGAGTTGGACCGTATTGCTCCCCAAGCTCATTTTCTGCTTGGTCAGATATGCCTGCAGCAGGGTGATCGGGATCGTGCTGTAGCTGAAATGAGAAATGCAGTCTTCTTGGACAGCGGTTTTATAATGGGGCATGTGCTGCTTGGAAATGTTTATCTTGAAAACAAGGATAAAAATGCAGCCCTTCGGCATTTTAGAATTGCCTTGCAGGAATTGGAGAAAGTTGAACACGATGAAACTGTTCCTTTTTCCGACAACATTACAGCCGGACGCTTGATGGAAATGGTGCGGCTGGTCAAGGATCATACGGTTTAG